In Pseudomonas alcaliphila JAB1, a single window of DNA contains:
- a CDS encoding cryptochrome/photolyase family protein has protein sequence MSVRRLILILGDQLTPGLGALEDIDPDHDHVLLAEVMEEASHVPHHPKKIALIFSAMRHFAEALREQGLQVHYVALDDPDNTGSLPGELLRWTQRLDPAEVHLTECGDWRLEQALRHCGVPIHWHQDSRFLCSRDAFAAWAKGRKQLRMEFFYREMRRDSGLLLNPDGTPEGGAWNFDADNRKSLPKGVRPPAPLRVEPDAITRDVLTLVGQRFANHYGSLEGFDYPVTAEQAERLWQHFLDNGLADFGDYQDAMADGAPFLFHSRISAALNIGLLDLRRICAEVEAAYRADDVPLNAAEGFIRQLIGWREYVRGIYWLRMPEYAEGNRFGNTRALPEFYWTGKTRMNCMRQAIGQTLEHAYAHHIQRLMITGNFALLAGIAPKAICDWYLAVYMDAFDWVELPNTLGMVMHADGGYLGSKPYCASGQYIKRMSNHCQGCSYKVSESTGESACPFNALYWHFLMRHREPLERNPRIGMVYRNLARMTEAKQQALWDWGERLLAKLDAGEML, from the coding sequence GTGAGTGTTCGTCGTCTGATTCTCATTCTGGGCGACCAGCTCACCCCCGGCCTTGGTGCGTTGGAGGACATAGACCCGGACCACGACCACGTGCTGCTGGCCGAGGTGATGGAAGAGGCCAGCCATGTGCCGCATCACCCGAAGAAGATCGCGCTGATTTTCAGCGCCATGCGTCATTTCGCCGAAGCCTTGCGTGAGCAGGGCCTGCAGGTGCACTACGTGGCCCTGGATGATCCTGACAACACGGGTTCGTTGCCGGGCGAGCTGCTGCGCTGGACGCAACGGCTCGACCCGGCCGAGGTGCATCTGACCGAGTGCGGCGACTGGCGCCTGGAGCAGGCGCTGCGTCATTGCGGCGTGCCGATTCACTGGCATCAGGACAGCCGCTTTCTCTGCAGCCGCGATGCGTTCGCTGCCTGGGCCAAGGGGCGCAAGCAGCTGCGCATGGAGTTCTTCTATCGCGAGATGCGTCGTGACAGCGGGCTGCTGCTCAACCCTGACGGCACACCGGAGGGCGGTGCCTGGAACTTCGACGCCGACAACCGCAAGTCGTTGCCAAAAGGCGTGCGCCCACCCGCGCCACTGCGCGTCGAGCCTGACGCCATCACGCGTGACGTGCTGACCTTGGTCGGGCAGCGTTTCGCCAACCATTACGGCAGCCTGGAGGGTTTCGATTACCCGGTAACGGCTGAGCAGGCCGAGCGCCTCTGGCAGCATTTTCTCGACAACGGCCTGGCCGACTTTGGTGACTATCAGGACGCCATGGCCGATGGCGCACCCTTTCTCTTTCACTCGCGCATCAGCGCCGCGCTGAATATCGGCCTGCTCGATCTGCGCCGTATCTGCGCCGAGGTGGAGGCGGCCTATCGCGCCGATGACGTGCCGCTGAACGCCGCCGAAGGCTTCATCCGTCAACTGATCGGCTGGCGCGAGTACGTGCGCGGCATCTACTGGCTGCGCATGCCGGAGTACGCCGAGGGCAACCGTTTCGGTAATACACGTGCGCTGCCGGAGTTCTACTGGACCGGCAAGACACGGATGAACTGCATGCGTCAGGCCATCGGCCAAACCCTGGAACATGCCTACGCGCACCATATCCAGCGCTTGATGATCACCGGCAACTTCGCCTTGCTCGCGGGTATCGCGCCCAAGGCCATCTGCGACTGGTACCTGGCCGTGTACATGGACGCCTTCGACTGGGTGGAACTGCCCAACACCCTGGGCATGGTGATGCATGCCGACGGTGGCTACCTCGGTTCCAAGCCGTATTGCGCCAGCGGCCAGTACATCAAGCGCATGTCCAACCATTGCCAAGGCTGTAGCTACAAGGTGAGCGAGAGCACTGGCGAGTCGGCTTGCCCGTTCAACGCGCTGTACTGGCATTTCCTCATGCGCCACCGCGAGCCGCTGGAGCGTAACCCGCGTATCGGCATGGTCTACCGCAACCTGGCGCGCATGACCGAGGCCAAGCAGCAGGCGCTGTGGGACTGGGGCGAGCGCCTGTTGGCGAAACTCGACGCCGGAGAAATGCTGTGA
- a CDS encoding DUF2256 domain-containing protein: MKKSELPVKTCAVCGLPFTWRKKWARCWEEVRYCSERCRRGRKPGAA, encoded by the coding sequence GTGAAGAAGAGCGAGCTGCCGGTGAAGACCTGTGCGGTCTGCGGGCTACCGTTCACCTGGCGCAAGAAGTGGGCACGCTGCTGGGAGGAGGTGCGTTACTGCTCCGAGCGCTGCCGACGTGGGCGTAAGCCGGGAGCAGCCTAG
- a CDS encoding FKBP-type peptidyl-prolyl cis-trans isomerase gives MSEFNFSPDLSSDEGRVSYGIGRQLGGQLRDNPPPGVDLTAILAGLTDAFSGQASRVSEAELGASFKVIREIMQAEAAAKAEAAAGEGRAYLAENAKREGVTVLASGLQYEVLVAGEGAKPSAEDQVRTHYHGTLIDGTVFDSSYERGQPAEFPVGGVIPGWVEALQLMGTGSKWRLHVPSELAYGAQGVGSIPPHSVLVFDVELLDIL, from the coding sequence ATGTCCGAATTCAACTTCAGCCCCGATCTGTCCTCCGATGAAGGTCGCGTCAGCTACGGCATCGGTCGTCAACTCGGTGGTCAGTTGCGTGACAACCCGCCGCCCGGCGTGGACCTGACTGCCATCCTCGCCGGTCTGACCGACGCGTTCAGCGGCCAGGCCAGTCGTGTTTCCGAAGCCGAGCTCGGCGCCAGCTTCAAGGTCATCCGCGAAATCATGCAGGCTGAAGCGGCCGCCAAGGCTGAAGCCGCTGCTGGCGAAGGTCGTGCCTACCTGGCCGAAAACGCCAAGCGCGAAGGCGTGACCGTATTGGCCTCCGGCCTGCAGTACGAAGTGCTGGTCGCTGGCGAGGGCGCCAAGCCGTCCGCCGAGGATCAGGTGCGTACCCACTACCACGGCACGCTGATCGACGGCACCGTGTTCGACAGCTCCTACGAGCGCGGCCAGCCGGCTGAATTCCCGGTTGGTGGCGTGATTCCGGGTTGGGTCGAGGCGCTGCAACTGATGGGCACCGGCAGCAAATGGCGCCTGCACGTGCCGAGCGAGCTGGCCTACGGCGCCCAGGGCGTCGGCAGCATCCCGCCGCACAGTGTGCTGGTGTTTGATGTCGAGCTGCTGGATATTCTGTAA